In Aeromicrobium marinum DSM 15272, one genomic interval encodes:
- a CDS encoding ACT domain-containing protein yields the protein MAWRVRTTLQDRPGMLAGVAAACGDAGLNIVAMQVFGGGADVTDEFVVEAPPGWDDLAVAGVFAAAGGTGVAVTRVEVDGVVDAPTRYLRGVHEILEEGRDVEEVLRELLETEPPDVLDYAGHDVLDLTRRNGSVLRISRAVAFTPAERARAQALLSLVSDAGVDLPLIAPSPFHPLPLVREATLADIDNVAALHGRCSAATLYARYQAPLRMPMTTRMARRLVIPDTGTAWIAQTGLDVVGHAVLECVDQAWTCQILVEDAWQGRGIDSMLVKQAAAAVLAGGGDQVVLLSAGANDALLRAVGSAGYVARVERHDDLVRITVPLRR from the coding sequence ATGGCCTGGCGTGTGCGGACGACCCTGCAGGACCGGCCCGGCATGCTGGCCGGCGTCGCGGCCGCCTGCGGCGACGCCGGGCTCAACATCGTGGCCATGCAGGTCTTCGGCGGTGGCGCCGACGTCACCGACGAGTTCGTGGTCGAGGCGCCGCCCGGGTGGGACGACCTGGCCGTCGCCGGGGTGTTCGCCGCGGCCGGCGGCACGGGGGTGGCCGTCACCCGGGTGGAGGTCGACGGCGTGGTCGACGCACCCACCCGGTACCTGCGGGGGGTCCACGAGATCCTCGAGGAGGGCCGCGACGTCGAGGAGGTGCTCCGGGAGCTGCTCGAGACCGAGCCGCCGGACGTGCTCGACTACGCGGGTCATGACGTCCTGGACCTGACCCGGCGCAACGGCAGCGTCCTGCGGATCAGTCGCGCGGTCGCGTTCACCCCGGCCGAGAGGGCGCGCGCGCAGGCCCTGCTCTCGTTGGTCAGCGACGCCGGTGTCGACCTGCCCCTGATCGCGCCGAGTCCGTTCCATCCCCTCCCCCTGGTGCGGGAGGCGACGCTCGCCGACATCGACAACGTCGCGGCCCTGCACGGGCGGTGCAGCGCGGCCACCCTGTACGCGCGCTACCAGGCACCGCTGCGGATGCCGATGACGACCCGCATGGCACGGCGGCTCGTCATCCCGGACACCGGGACCGCGTGGATCGCGCAGACGGGGCTCGACGTCGTCGGGCACGCCGTCCTGGAGTGCGTCGACCAGGCCTGGACCTGCCAGATCCTGGTGGAGGACGCGTGGCAGGGCCGCGGCATCGACTCGATGCTGGTCAAGCAGGCCGCGGCCGCGGTGCTGGCGGGCGGCGGCGACCAGGTGGTGCTGCTGTCGGCCGGCGCGAACGATGCCCTGCTGCGCGCCGTCGGGAGCGCCGGCTACGTCGCCCGCGTGGAGCGGCACGACGACCTGGTCCGCATCACGGTGCCCCTTCGTCGGTAG
- the infC gene encoding translation initiation factor IF-3: MRVNERIRVPEVRLVGPGGEQVGIVRIEDALRLAAESDLDLVEVAPTARPPVCRLMDYGKFKYEAAQKARESRRNQTNTVIKEMKLRPKIDQHDYDTKKGHVVRFLKAGDKVKITIMFRGREQHRPELGFRLLQRLAADVEDLGFIESHPRQDGRNMTMVLGPLKKKSEAIAEVKAEKAKVTAEKTAEKEAEEAADKAHREAAHSNAAPKKPRRRSENLDPDMEA, encoded by the coding sequence TTGCGCGTCAACGAACGCATCCGCGTCCCGGAGGTCCGGCTCGTCGGACCCGGTGGCGAACAGGTCGGCATCGTCCGCATCGAGGACGCCCTGCGCCTGGCTGCGGAGTCCGACCTCGACCTCGTCGAGGTCGCGCCGACGGCGCGACCGCCGGTCTGCCGCCTGATGGACTACGGCAAGTTCAAGTACGAAGCCGCCCAGAAGGCCCGCGAGTCCCGGCGCAACCAGACCAACACCGTCATCAAAGAGATGAAGCTGCGTCCGAAGATCGACCAGCACGACTACGACACCAAGAAGGGTCACGTCGTGCGGTTCCTGAAGGCGGGGGACAAGGTCAAGATCACGATCATGTTCCGCGGTCGCGAGCAGCACCGTCCCGAGCTCGGGTTCCGGTTGCTGCAGCGGCTCGCCGCGGACGTGGAGGATCTCGGCTTCATCGAGAGCCACCCGCGTCAGGACGGACGCAACATGACCATGGTGCTCGGACCGCTGAAGAAGAAGTCCGAGGCCATCGCGGAGGTCAAGGCCGAGAAGGCCAAGGTCACCGCCGAGAAGACCGCCGAGAAGGAGGCCGAGGAGGCCGCCGACAAGGCACACCGCGAGGCCGCCCACAGCAACGCGGCACCCAAGAAGCCCCGTCGACGTTCCGAGAACCTCGACCCAGACATGGAGGCATAA
- the rpmI gene encoding 50S ribosomal protein L35: MPKFKPHSGMKKRVKLTGSGKLRREQTNRRHLLEHKSSSRTRRLEGTTDVSKADTKKVKKLLGL, encoded by the coding sequence ATGCCGAAGTTCAAGCCCCACTCGGGCATGAAGAAGCGCGTCAAGCTCACCGGGAGCGGCAAGCTCCGTCGTGAGCAGACCAACCGTCGCCACCTCCTGGAGCACAAGTCCTCGAGCCGCACCCGCCGCCTCGAGGGCACGACGGACGTCTCGAAGGCCGACACCAAGAAGGTCAAGAAGCTGCTCGGTCTCTGA
- the rplT gene encoding 50S ribosomal protein L20, protein MARVKRSVNAQKKRRETLERAKGYRGQRSRLYRKAKEQVIHSHVYNYRDRKAKKGDFRRLWIQRINAAVRAEGMTYNRFIQGIKAAGVEVDRKNLAELAVHEPAAFSALVQLAKDNLPADVNAPKDDAAV, encoded by the coding sequence ATGGCACGCGTCAAGCGTTCTGTCAACGCACAGAAGAAGCGCCGCGAGACTCTCGAGCGCGCGAAGGGCTACCGCGGTCAGCGGTCGCGGCTCTACCGCAAGGCCAAAGAGCAGGTCATCCACTCGCACGTCTACAACTACCGTGACCGCAAGGCGAAGAAGGGCGACTTCCGTCGCCTCTGGATCCAGCGCATCAACGCTGCGGTCCGCGCCGAGGGCATGACCTACAACCGCTTCATCCAGGGCATCAAGGCCGCGGGTGTGGAGGTCGACCGCAAGAACCTGGCCGAGCTCGCGGTCCACGAGCCCGCAGCGTTCTCGGCCCTGGTGCAGCTGGCCAAGGACAACCTGCCGGCCGACGTCAACGCGCCGAAGGACGACGCCGCGGTCTGA
- a CDS encoding TrmH family RNA methyltransferase, protein MASTPEQLTVRSGRVKHARRLATRAFRAEQREFLAEGPQAVREALAHGGADHRGTVIEVFATSEATDQHDDLVTAARRDEVVWHVVAPDVLDALTDTVAPQGVVARCAMVDRPLKALLDRSPTFLVVCADIRDPGNAGAVIRCADAAGADGVVFTGDSVDPYNPKSVRATVGSLFHLPLVIDRDVEGTLAALQSAGLQVLAADGAGDVDLFDPSLDLAAPTAWLMGNEAWGLPEATRGRADHVVAVPIFGRAESLNLATAAAVCLYTTARSRLS, encoded by the coding sequence GTGGCGAGCACGCCTGAGCAGCTGACCGTCCGGTCCGGACGGGTCAAGCACGCCAGGCGGCTCGCCACTCGTGCGTTCCGGGCCGAGCAGCGCGAGTTCCTCGCCGAGGGCCCGCAGGCCGTGCGGGAGGCACTCGCCCACGGCGGTGCCGACCACCGCGGGACCGTCATCGAGGTCTTCGCGACGAGTGAGGCCACCGACCAGCACGACGACCTCGTGACCGCGGCCCGCCGTGACGAGGTCGTATGGCACGTCGTGGCGCCCGACGTGCTCGACGCCCTCACCGACACCGTCGCGCCCCAGGGGGTCGTCGCCCGGTGCGCCATGGTCGACCGGCCGCTCAAGGCGCTGCTCGACCGGTCTCCGACGTTCCTCGTCGTGTGTGCCGACATCCGGGACCCCGGCAACGCCGGTGCCGTGATCCGGTGCGCCGACGCGGCCGGCGCCGACGGGGTCGTGTTCACCGGCGACAGCGTCGACCCCTACAACCCCAAGAGCGTCCGGGCGACGGTCGGCAGCCTGTTCCATCTCCCTCTGGTCATCGACCGGGACGTGGAGGGCACCCTCGCCGCACTGCAGTCGGCGGGCCTGCAGGTGCTGGCCGCCGACGGTGCAGGCGACGTCGACCTCTTCGATCCCTCCCTCGACCTCGCGGCGCCGACCGCGTGGCTCATGGGCAACGAGGCGTGGGGTCTGCCGGAGGCGACGCGCGGGCGGGCCGACCATGTCGTCGCGGTCCCGATCTTCGGCCGGGCCGAGAGCCTGAACCTCGCCACGGCGGCAGCGGTCTGCCTCTACACCACGGCCCGCTCCCGGCTGTCGTGA
- a CDS encoding sensor histidine kinase — protein MDLDDFPDGVIIAGPDGRVAYVNDRIRSLARATGDEMLGMPLDEAMPFDDLNGNTWMACTRPYDGLSTRTTITEQSWYSPRGSEYLVTAALVRDRPGGAVQRVILSVRSARARNHRDRERSDLVATVAHELRSPLTGIKGFTATLLSKWDQFSEEQRRFMLETVDADADRLSRLITELLDAARIDAGRLTLKRGPVRLDDLIGRVLRGVTAGGGDGRWALDLGRVPVVWGDDDRLVQVVTNLVENAQRHGHGLASLAVAEEVVDGRPGVRLHLVDRGPGIPEEMRMRVFSRFWRSGPGAGSGLGMYIVRGIVDQHGGRVDIDDAEGGGADISVWLPVNEPDTLTDPVP, from the coding sequence GTGGACCTCGACGACTTCCCGGACGGCGTCATCATCGCCGGACCCGATGGTCGGGTCGCGTACGTCAACGACCGGATCAGGTCGTTGGCCCGTGCCACGGGTGACGAGATGCTCGGGATGCCGCTCGACGAGGCCATGCCCTTCGACGACCTGAACGGCAACACCTGGATGGCCTGCACGCGGCCGTACGACGGACTGTCCACCCGGACCACCATCACCGAGCAGTCCTGGTACTCACCGCGGGGCAGCGAGTACCTGGTCACGGCGGCGCTCGTGCGGGACCGGCCCGGCGGAGCGGTGCAGCGCGTCATCCTCAGCGTGAGGAGCGCCCGTGCCCGCAACCACCGTGACCGGGAGCGGTCCGACCTGGTGGCCACGGTCGCGCACGAGCTGAGGTCTCCGCTCACCGGCATCAAGGGGTTCACCGCCACCCTGCTGTCCAAGTGGGACCAGTTCTCCGAGGAGCAGCGGCGCTTCATGCTGGAGACCGTCGACGCCGACGCCGACCGGCTGAGCCGCCTGATCACCGAGCTGCTGGACGCGGCCCGGATCGACGCGGGCCGGCTCACCCTGAAGCGCGGTCCGGTCCGGCTCGACGACCTCATCGGCCGGGTGCTGCGCGGGGTGACGGCCGGTGGTGGTGACGGCCGGTGGGCGCTGGACCTCGGAAGGGTCCCCGTCGTCTGGGGCGACGACGACCGGCTCGTGCAGGTCGTGACCAACCTCGTCGAGAACGCCCAGCGACACGGGCACGGGCTCGCCTCGCTGGCGGTCGCCGAGGAGGTCGTGGACGGCCGTCCGGGCGTCCGGCTGCACCTGGTCGACCGTGGTCCCGGCATCCCCGAGGAGATGCGGATGCGGGTGTTCAGCCGCTTCTGGCGGTCCGGGCCCGGGGCGGGCAGCGGCCTCGGGATGTACATCGTGCGAGGGATCGTGGACCAGCACGGAGGTCGGGTCGACATCGACGATGCCGAGGGCGGCGGAGCTGACATCAGCGTCTGGCTCCCGGTCAACGAGCCCGACACCCTCACCGACCCGGTGCCCTGA
- the pheS gene encoding phenylalanine--tRNA ligase subunit alpha, producing the protein MSAPNSDYDPVEVTPLHPDEVARMRDEAVQAVAGAGTLAELKQVRIDHAGDRSPLALANREIGALPPQARKEAGQRVGQARGAVAQALAGRTAELEEVEAARILAEETVDVTLPPIAEPVGARHPVTTISEHVADIFVAMGWEVAEGPEVEAEWLNFDALNLGPDHPARTMQDTFFVDPAAAAMVLRTHTSPVQARTMLTRTPPIYVVCPGRVFRTDELDATHSPVFHQVEGMAIDEGLTMAHLKGTLDHFAQAVYGDGMTTRFRPSYFPFTEPSAEMDLLCYVCHGEPDLVATCRTCRGEGWVEWGGCGVVNPRVLTACGVDTDRYTGFAFGIGLDRTITGRYDIADLRDLFDGDIRFTQPFGSDL; encoded by the coding sequence ATGTCTGCGCCCAACTCCGACTACGACCCCGTCGAGGTCACCCCGCTGCACCCCGACGAGGTGGCGCGGATGCGGGACGAGGCGGTGCAGGCCGTCGCCGGGGCCGGGACGCTCGCCGAGCTCAAGCAGGTCCGTATCGACCATGCCGGTGACCGGTCGCCACTGGCGCTGGCCAACCGTGAGATCGGTGCGCTGCCGCCGCAGGCGCGCAAGGAGGCGGGGCAGCGGGTCGGACAGGCGCGCGGTGCCGTCGCGCAGGCGCTCGCCGGGCGGACCGCGGAGCTCGAGGAGGTCGAGGCGGCTCGCATCCTGGCCGAGGAGACCGTCGACGTCACCCTGCCGCCGATCGCCGAACCGGTCGGGGCGCGGCACCCCGTCACCACGATCTCCGAGCACGTCGCCGACATCTTCGTCGCCATGGGGTGGGAGGTCGCCGAGGGTCCCGAGGTCGAGGCCGAGTGGCTGAACTTCGATGCCCTGAACCTCGGACCGGACCACCCTGCGCGCACGATGCAGGACACGTTCTTCGTCGATCCCGCGGCCGCGGCGATGGTCCTGCGGACCCACACGTCACCGGTGCAGGCGCGCACGATGCTGACCCGGACCCCACCGATCTACGTGGTGTGTCCCGGTCGCGTGTTCCGCACCGACGAGCTCGACGCCACCCACTCGCCGGTGTTCCACCAGGTCGAGGGCATGGCGATCGACGAGGGCCTCACGATGGCGCACCTCAAGGGCACGCTCGACCACTTCGCGCAGGCCGTGTACGGCGACGGCATGACCACCCGGTTCCGTCCGTCGTACTTCCCGTTCACCGAGCCCAGCGCCGAGATGGACCTGCTCTGCTACGTCTGTCACGGTGAGCCCGACCTGGTGGCCACCTGTCGCACCTGTCGGGGCGAGGGGTGGGTCGAGTGGGGCGGCTGCGGGGTGGTCAACCCGCGGGTCCTGACGGCCTGCGGCGTCGACACCGACCGGTACACCGGCTTCGCGTTCGGCATCGGTCTCGACCGGACCATCACCGGCCGCTACGACATCGCCGACCTGCGCGACCTGTTCGACGGCGACATCCGCTTCACCCAGCCGTTCGGGAGTGATCTCTGA